One window from the genome of Carnobacteriaceae bacterium zg-84 encodes:
- a CDS encoding DUF2200 domain-containing protein, whose amino-acid sequence MKKPKIFDMCFSVIHDAYVKKAVRKQRTKEEVDTIICWLTGYSVENLHMLSRSEHITLEQFFNQAPHINEHADLITGTICGVRIEEIEDDMMKKIRWLDKLIDELAKGKAIDKILK is encoded by the coding sequence ATGAAAAAACCAAAAATATTTGATATGTGTTTTTCTGTCATTCATGATGCCTATGTTAAAAAGGCAGTGCGTAAACAGAGGACGAAAGAGGAAGTAGATACAATTATTTGTTGGTTAACGGGTTATTCTGTCGAAAATTTGCATATGCTGAGTAGGTCTGAACACATCACGTTAGAGCAGTTTTTTAATCAAGCACCACATATCAATGAGCATGCTGATTTAATTACAGGGACAATTTGTGGTGTGAGAATTGAAGAAATTGAAGATGATATGATGAAGAAAATTCGTTGGCTAGATAAATTGATTGATGAACTTGCTAAAGGAAAAGCAATAGATAAGATTTTAAAATAA
- the cas9 gene encoding type II CRISPR RNA-guided endonuclease Cas9 (Cas9, originally named Csn1, is the large, multifunctional signature protein of type II CRISPR/Cas systems. It is well known even to general audiences because its RNA-guided endonuclease activity has made it a popular tool for custom editing of eukaryotic genomes.) yields MAKKYSIGLDIGVGSVGYAVVTDNYKVPFKRIKVLGNTDKKYVKKSLMGSSLFEPAETAAERRIHRTTRRRYNRRRNRLLYLQDIFSEEMMKVDKNFFYRLSESFLQEDDKKLSESKYPIFATLEEEISYHNTFKTIYHLREYLANTNDKADLRLVYLAIAHILKYRGHFLIEGSLDVSNITVKENFEVFLLEYEEHFGSLNKINEHLYEEELTRKLRQSKKVENIMKLFPDELSKSALKYFVKLIIGNKVDFKTVFKLTEKFDLQFSSETYEEEVEALLAIIGLEYEPLFEYAKKVYESILLFDILRDSPLDSNAPLSSSMVVKYHEHHQDLKDLKQFFKLYLPDKYGVMFKDKSQQGYAGYISGEHKKVGSTFTSTAKPVSQEAFYNFTKALIGKIPEGQIFIDKIESQTFLNKQRTYANGVIPYQIHLRELEAILESQGKHYPFLKDNADKIKQILTFRIPYYVGPLANGQSEFAWLSRKSNEPIRPWNFEEIVNEEESAKRFIEKMTLFDTYLPDCRVLPKHSLIYEKYMVFNELTKVRFQFNGGQWTYLSTQDKQKIFDALFKKYRKVTYKQLIRFMENELQFYDFKLKNVQNDAAFNASYGTYIDLLKVFSKDFLDDVKNEELIENVIHILTIFDDRKMIEKQLFDLGILDDAIIKKLSRKKFTGWGRLSKTLLHGIRNKENGKTILDYLIDDELNNRNFMQLIRDASLSFKEEIEKAQVQQLELDNNEELVASLSGSPAIKKGILQSLKIVDEIIRVMGNQLPENIVIEMAKEHQTTKKGKDNSKKRYETIEKGLNDLGSELLKQEPVLDNQLLQKEKLFLYYLQNGKDLYTGKDLDINFLSQYHVDHIVPRSFIKDDSVDNKVLTSAKENAKKTNEVLDLDIVRKESLFWKKLHEVGLISDKKLSRLMKQELTVEDKMRFIQRQIVETRQITKHVARLLDDKFNKEIDNDGRKIRRVKVMTVHANIVSRFRRELKLYKLREVNPYHHAHDAYLLTVVADVLLKLYPQMEKELVYGSYIKHGTFDQNGMKATQRHAMYDKILSFMQKERLVDTLTGEVVWDKERMKEKLGHVIYSMPVTVTKKTEIQTGRLYKESNKPAGYNNKLIDRKQHLNAARYGGFIEPTEAYAVFVKYVDQSKKKPKELSEMISIKLLDRSEFEKDERAYLMSLGFNNIKTWFILPKYSLFEFENGVRRLLSSVDELHKGNYFRLDYQLTELLYHAKKLSSPVVDSEDTYSLGKNRQLFDVLFERVVEFNQYILADKVVNELKCLYEENKNSDIETIAKSFVNLLTFTSFGAPTAFTFFDKSIKRFRYKSTTKCKTAILIHQSVTGLYETRIDLGAL; encoded by the coding sequence ATGGCAAAAAAATATTCAATAGGTTTAGATATTGGAGTAGGTTCTGTCGGTTATGCTGTTGTGACGGATAATTATAAAGTACCTTTTAAAAGAATAAAAGTTTTAGGGAATACAGATAAGAAGTATGTGAAAAAAAGTTTGATGGGTTCTTCTTTATTTGAACCGGCTGAAACAGCAGCAGAAAGAAGAATACATCGAACAACAAGACGTAGATATAACAGACGTCGTAACCGTTTGTTGTATTTACAAGATATTTTTTCGGAAGAGATGATGAAAGTAGATAAAAACTTTTTTTATCGTTTAAGTGAAAGTTTTTTGCAAGAAGATGATAAAAAATTATCGGAATCTAAATATCCGATTTTTGCAACATTGGAAGAAGAAATCAGCTATCACAATACATTTAAAACTATTTATCATCTTAGAGAGTATTTAGCTAATACGAATGACAAAGCAGACTTACGCCTTGTTTATTTAGCAATTGCACATATTCTGAAATACCGTGGACATTTTCTTATTGAAGGTTCACTTGATGTATCTAATATAACCGTTAAAGAGAATTTTGAAGTATTTTTATTAGAGTACGAAGAACATTTTGGAAGTTTAAATAAAATAAATGAGCATTTATATGAAGAGGAATTGACACGTAAACTCAGACAAAGTAAAAAAGTAGAGAATATTATGAAACTTTTTCCAGATGAGTTGTCAAAAAGTGCTTTGAAATATTTTGTTAAGTTGATTATTGGTAATAAAGTAGATTTTAAAACAGTATTCAAACTAACAGAAAAATTTGACCTACAATTTTCAAGTGAAACTTATGAAGAAGAAGTAGAAGCTCTTTTAGCAATTATTGGTTTAGAGTATGAGCCTTTATTTGAGTATGCTAAAAAAGTTTATGAGTCGATATTATTATTTGATATTTTAAGAGATAGTCCCTTAGATTCTAATGCACCGCTATCTTCTAGTATGGTTGTGAAGTATCATGAACACCATCAAGACTTAAAAGATTTAAAACAGTTCTTTAAATTATATCTTCCTGATAAATATGGTGTGATGTTCAAAGATAAAAGTCAACAAGGATATGCAGGATATATTTCTGGTGAACATAAAAAAGTTGGTTCCACATTTACATCTACGGCTAAACCTGTTTCTCAAGAAGCCTTTTATAATTTTACAAAAGCTCTCATTGGGAAAATTCCAGAGGGGCAGATATTTATTGATAAAATAGAAAGTCAAACATTCCTTAATAAGCAACGGACTTATGCCAATGGGGTTATTCCTTATCAAATTCATTTAAGAGAGTTAGAGGCTATTTTAGAAAGTCAAGGAAAGCATTATCCATTTTTGAAAGACAACGCCGACAAAATCAAACAAATATTAACGTTTAGAATCCCTTACTATGTAGGCCCTCTAGCAAATGGACAAAGTGAGTTTGCTTGGTTGTCTAGAAAATCAAACGAACCTATTCGTCCTTGGAATTTTGAAGAAATTGTCAATGAAGAAGAATCTGCGAAACGATTTATTGAAAAAATGACACTATTTGATACATATTTACCTGATTGCCGTGTTTTACCTAAACATAGTTTAATTTATGAAAAATATATGGTATTTAATGAATTAACAAAAGTTAGATTCCAATTTAATGGAGGTCAATGGACTTACTTATCGACACAAGACAAACAGAAAATATTTGATGCATTATTTAAAAAATATAGAAAAGTCACTTATAAACAGTTGATTCGTTTTATGGAAAATGAATTGCAGTTTTATGATTTTAAATTGAAAAATGTACAAAATGATGCAGCGTTTAATGCATCGTATGGTACATATATAGACTTGTTAAAAGTTTTTTCTAAAGATTTTTTAGATGATGTGAAAAATGAAGAACTTATTGAAAATGTGATTCATATTTTAACTATTTTTGATGATCGAAAAATGATTGAAAAACAGTTATTTGATTTAGGTATACTTGATGATGCGATAATTAAAAAATTATCTCGTAAGAAATTTACTGGGTGGGGACGTTTGTCAAAAACATTATTACATGGGATACGAAATAAAGAAAACGGAAAAACGATTTTAGATTATTTGATAGATGATGAATTAAATAATCGTAATTTCATGCAGTTAATCCGTGATGCATCATTGTCATTTAAAGAGGAAATTGAAAAAGCACAAGTACAACAATTAGAGTTAGATAATAATGAAGAACTTGTTGCCTCTCTTTCAGGTAGTCCAGCAATTAAGAAAGGTATTTTACAAAGTCTTAAAATTGTTGATGAAATTATTCGTGTTATGGGAAATCAATTACCAGAAAATATTGTGATTGAAATGGCAAAAGAGCATCAAACAACGAAAAAAGGAAAAGATAATTCAAAAAAAAGATATGAAACGATTGAAAAAGGTCTGAATGATTTAGGAAGTGAGTTATTAAAACAAGAGCCTGTTTTGGATAATCAATTATTACAAAAAGAGAAACTATTTTTATATTATTTGCAAAATGGAAAAGATTTATACACTGGTAAGGATTTAGACATAAACTTTTTATCACAGTACCATGTTGATCATATTGTGCCAAGAAGTTTTATTAAAGATGATTCAGTTGATAATAAAGTATTAACTTCAGCTAAAGAAAATGCTAAAAAAACAAATGAGGTACTTGATTTAGACATCGTGAGAAAAGAAAGTTTGTTTTGGAAAAAATTGCATGAAGTAGGTTTAATAAGTGATAAAAAATTAAGTCGTTTAATGAAGCAGGAATTGACAGTTGAAGATAAAATGCGATTTATTCAACGACAAATTGTGGAAACACGTCAAATTACAAAACACGTTGCGCGTTTATTAGATGATAAATTTAATAAAGAGATAGATAATGACGGTAGAAAAATAAGACGCGTAAAAGTGATGACGGTTCACGCTAATATTGTTTCTCGTTTTAGACGAGAATTAAAGTTGTATAAGTTAAGAGAAGTTAATCCATATCATCACGCTCATGATGCTTACTTATTAACAGTAGTAGCCGATGTATTGTTGAAACTTTATCCTCAAATGGAAAAAGAATTGGTATATGGCAGTTATATCAAACACGGTACTTTTGACCAAAATGGAATGAAAGCAACTCAAAGACATGCAATGTATGATAAAATCCTCTCCTTTATGCAGAAAGAAAGACTTGTGGATACATTAACTGGTGAAGTTGTTTGGGATAAGGAACGTATGAAAGAGAAGTTAGGGCATGTGATATATAGCATGCCGGTAACAGTGACGAAAAAAACGGAGATTCAAACTGGAAGGTTGTATAAAGAATCAAATAAGCCGGCGGGATATAACAATAAGTTGATTGATAGAAAACAACATTTAAATGCTGCGAGATACGGTGGTTTTATTGAGCCTACAGAAGCCTATGCTGTTTTTGTGAAGTATGTGGATCAATCTAAAAAGAAACCAAAAGAATTGTCTGAAATGATTAGTATTAAATTACTTGATAGATCAGAGTTTGAAAAAGATGAAAGAGCCTATTTAATGTCTTTAGGTTTTAATAATATTAAAACGTGGTTTATTTTGCCTAAATATAGTTTATTTGAATTTGAGAATGGTGTACGTCGATTGCTATCTAGTGTGGATGAATTGCACAAAGGCAACTATTTTCGTTTAGATTATCAACTAACAGAATTGTTGTATCATGCTAAAAAATTAAGTAGTCCTGTCGTTGATAGTGAAGATACATATAGTTTGGGAAAAAATAGACAGCTGTTTGATGTATTATTTGAACGAGTGGTAGAATTTAATCAATATATTTTAGCAGATAAAGTAGTTAATGAGTTAAAATGTTTATACGAAGAAAATAAAAATAGCGATATTGAAACGATTGCGAAATCTTTTGTAAACTTACTGACATTTACGTCGTTTGGAGCACCTACTGCTTTTACATTTTTCGATAAAAGTATCAAAAGATTCAGATATAAATCTACAACAAAATGTAAGACTGCAATACTGATTCATCAATCTGTTACAGGTTTATACGAAACACGTATTGATTTAGGAGCATTGTAA
- the eutJ gene encoding ethanolamine utilization protein EutJ translates to MANNPKALVECNKEIKKFEQVMKEPIKKRSSVYYTGVDLGTACIVLAVLDENHEPIAGAYEYAKVVKDGMVTDYVGAVRIVKKLKAQLEDELGVELLYAAAAIPPGTHALDSGAIKNVVQAAGFELTNLLDEPTAANQVMHIKDGAIVDVGGGTTGISILQNGQVVSVADEPTGGTHFSLVLAGAYKMSFDEAELFKRKKKNHVEVLTVVKPVVEKVASIIQEYIQDYKVDEIYLVGGTCCLTGIEQIVEQRTGIKTYVPKNPMFVTPLGIAKSCTNKPLDI, encoded by the coding sequence ATGGCGAATAATCCAAAAGCGTTGGTAGAATGTAATAAAGAAATTAAAAAGTTTGAACAAGTGATGAAAGAGCCGATTAAAAAAAGAAGTTCTGTTTACTATACAGGTGTCGATTTAGGAACAGCATGTATTGTGTTAGCTGTATTAGATGAAAATCATGAACCAATAGCAGGTGCTTATGAGTATGCAAAAGTGGTAAAAGATGGTATGGTTACTGATTATGTTGGTGCCGTGCGAATTGTAAAAAAATTAAAAGCACAGTTAGAGGATGAATTAGGTGTTGAGTTACTTTATGCAGCAGCAGCAATTCCTCCTGGAACACATGCTTTAGATTCAGGCGCGATTAAAAATGTTGTACAAGCAGCAGGTTTTGAATTGACGAATTTATTAGATGAACCTACTGCAGCCAATCAAGTGATGCATATTAAAGATGGAGCTATTGTAGATGTTGGGGGAGGTACAACAGGTATTTCTATTTTACAAAACGGACAAGTTGTGAGTGTTGCAGATGAACCAACGGGTGGGACGCATTTTTCTCTTGTGCTCGCAGGAGCTTATAAAATGTCATTTGATGAGGCGGAACTTTTTAAACGTAAAAAGAAAAACCATGTTGAAGTTTTAACGGTTGTGAAACCAGTTGTTGAAAAAGTGGCATCCATTATACAAGAATATATACAAGATTATAAAGTAGATGAGATATATTTAGTAGGTGGAACATGTTGTTTAACAGGCATTGAACAAATTGTTGAACAAAGAACAGGGATTAAAACGTATGTTCCTAAAAATCCAATGTTTGTCACACCATTAGGTATTGCCAAAAGTTGTACGAATAAACCTTTAGATATTTAA
- a CDS encoding ABC transporter ATP-binding protein has protein sequence MLEVNNVYQSYGSKKILKGMSFTVKKGEVTCLIGINGSGKSTTMNAIMGLIPIKKGTITIDHEPIKHKMYDHIIYIPDQLAMYPEYTLKQAIAFMQDFYDWNKEKEDKLLTLFKLKKEEKLNRLSKGNKAKANLLLGLCVESDYVLLDEPFSGIDIFTKEQILRVFSSDLIEDKGILLTTHEINDVETLVDKVLLMEDGRIIREFYAETMREQEGKSIIDVMREVYVS, from the coding sequence ATGCTAGAAGTGAATAATGTGTACCAATCCTATGGAAGTAAAAAGATTTTAAAAGGTATGAGTTTTACGGTGAAAAAAGGAGAAGTAACTTGCTTAATTGGTATTAACGGTTCTGGTAAATCAACAACAATGAATGCGATTATGGGGTTAATACCAATAAAAAAAGGAACGATTACCATTGATCATGAACCAATCAAACATAAAATGTATGACCATATTATCTATATTCCAGATCAGTTAGCAATGTATCCCGAGTATACATTGAAACAAGCGATTGCCTTTATGCAAGATTTTTATGACTGGAATAAGGAAAAAGAAGATAAGTTACTGACATTGTTTAAATTGAAAAAAGAAGAGAAGTTAAATCGTTTGTCAAAAGGGAATAAAGCAAAAGCCAATTTATTATTAGGCTTATGTGTCGAATCAGATTATGTGTTATTAGATGAGCCTTTTTCAGGTATTGATATTTTTACGAAAGAACAAATTTTACGTGTTTTCTCAAGTGACTTGATTGAAGATAAGGGTATTTTATTAACCACACATGAGATTAATGATGTGGAAACACTGGTAGATAAAGTTTTACTCATGGAAGACGGAAGAATTATTCGTGAGTTTTATGCAGAAACGATGCGAGAACAAGAAGGCAAATCCATTATAGATGTCATGAGAGAGGTGTATGTATCATGA
- the csn2 gene encoding type II-A CRISPR-associated protein Csn2: MKLNFPLIDEPITLDKCTILVLETQSVFADFIKNLYAYTGEQGIVIYDTIDTINPSELVCITDILGYDINSPTVIKSVYHDLEQQLNDKPDVKTKIEKLVSNITELLIFECLENELDLTYDTITILELIKALGVIIETTSDSVFEKCLEILQVFKYMKKKKVLIFINTCVYLSKEDMNVLKEYIELQNIYVLFVEPRKVYDFSQYTLDNDYFLIYEENK, translated from the coding sequence ATGAAATTAAACTTTCCTTTAATTGATGAACCCATCACATTGGATAAGTGCACTATTTTAGTATTAGAAACACAATCGGTTTTTGCTGATTTTATAAAAAATCTATACGCTTATACTGGAGAACAAGGCATTGTAATTTATGACACCATTGATACAATAAATCCATCTGAACTGGTTTGTATCACTGATATTTTAGGTTATGATATAAATTCTCCTACTGTCATAAAATCGGTATATCACGATTTAGAACAGCAGTTAAATGATAAACCTGATGTCAAAACAAAAATAGAAAAATTAGTATCGAACATAACAGAATTACTTATATTTGAATGTTTAGAAAATGAATTAGACTTAACTTATGACACAATTACCATTTTAGAGTTGATAAAAGCCTTAGGAGTTATCATTGAAACGACAAGTGATAGTGTATTTGAAAAATGTTTGGAAATTTTACAAGTATTTAAGTATATGAAGAAGAAAAAAGTACTTATTTTCATAAATACGTGTGTCTACTTATCAAAAGAAGATATGAACGTTCTAAAAGAGTATATTGAATTACAAAATATTTATGTTCTTTTTGTAGAGCCACGAAAAGTATATGATTTTTCACAGTATACTTTGGATAATGATTATTTTTTAATCTATGAAGAAAACAAATGA
- the cas2 gene encoding CRISPR-associated endonuclease Cas2 gives MSYRYMRMILMFDMPTETADERKAYRKFRKFLIDEGFIMHQFSVYSKLLLNHSASTAMIARLNENNPKEGNITILTVTEKQFSKMIYLCGERDVSVAHSDSRLIVLGEEI, from the coding sequence ATGAGTTATCGGTATATGCGTATGATTTTAATGTTTGATATGCCAACAGAAACAGCTGACGAAAGAAAAGCATATCGTAAGTTTAGGAAATTTTTGATTGATGAAGGATTTATTATGCATCAATTTTCAGTATATAGTAAATTATTGTTAAATCATTCAGCTAGTACAGCAATGATTGCAAGATTGAATGAGAATAATCCAAAAGAAGGAAATATCACTATTTTAACCGTAACAGAAAAGCAATTTTCTAAAATGATTTATTTATGCGGTGAAAGAGATGTTTCTGTTGCTCATTCGGATTCTAGGCTAATTGTATTGGGAGAGGAAATATAA
- the rpsD gene encoding 30S ribosomal protein S4, translated as MSRYTGPSWKLSRRLGISLTETGKELQRRPYAPGQHGPNNRKKLSEYGLQLQEKQKLRHMYGMSERQFATLFKKAGKIKEGKHGVNFMILLEQRLDNVVYRLGLATTRRQARQLVNHGHITVDGKRVDIPSYSVSVGQVISVREKSRNVEVIKVAAEGIFGRPDYVSFDVETLTGSLTRLPQREELSENIDEALIVEYYNKLG; from the coding sequence ATGTCACGTTATACAGGTCCATCATGGAAATTATCTCGTCGTTTAGGTATTTCTTTAACAGAAACTGGTAAAGAATTACAACGTCGTCCATACGCACCAGGTCAACACGGTCCAAACAACCGTAAAAAATTATCAGAATATGGTTTACAATTACAAGAAAAACAAAAATTACGCCATATGTACGGTATGAGCGAACGCCAATTCGCAACTTTATTTAAAAAAGCTGGTAAAATCAAAGAAGGTAAACACGGTGTTAACTTCATGATTTTATTAGAACAACGTTTAGATAATGTTGTATACCGTTTAGGTTTAGCAACTACTCGTCGTCAAGCACGTCAATTAGTAAACCACGGTCATATCACAGTTGACGGCAAACGTGTAGATATTCCATCATACAGCGTATCTGTTGGTCAAGTAATCTCTGTTCGTGAAAAATCAAGAAATGTTGAAGTTATCAAAGTTGCTGCTGAAGGTATCTTTGGTCGCCCAGACTACGTTTCATTTGATGTAGAAACATTAACAGGTTCTTTAACACGTTTACCACAACGTGAAGAATTATCAGAAAACATTGACGAAGCATTGATCGTTGAATACTACAATAAATTAGGTTAA
- a CDS encoding ISL3 family transposase, with translation MLVGIIHQHDFVYKSGQKKRNTCMIKSPQLNKEVFLMDYYTKKLLTLTDKSFIADEHWLEEKTINGIPHHFIKGTWTKPCHTCPHCHAKTLIKHGTYQTKTLLPKFRQIKTVLLLKRTRYRCKTCLKTCSSSCSLVDKHCCISKELKQLIALDLTKNISRKHICQDHFVSDVTVQRVLDKYTKQVKPSFHYLPKVLCIDEFKSVTSHLGKMSFICVDGLTHRIIDVLPSRQLDHLITYFKQFSKKARHSVRYLVMDMNANYGKLIQKVFPNAVIVTDRFHIIQHIHRNLNTLRIKEMNTFKKEEKAYKHLKKYWKLLLKDAFDVNDTDYHYHQSFKTYLTHAQILDRLLDYSPVLKQAYEFVQELRYAYRQRDFESFMEVIHHIDPSLPEWFRKKFDIFKTYQNGIYQAFTTPYSNGITEAINNHIKVIKRIAYGYRRFSYFRLRILIIQHHSQWQKKNVKKVVNG, from the coding sequence GTGTTGGTGGGAATAATCCACCAACACGATTTTGTATATAAAAGTGGACAAAAAAAGAGAAATACCTGTATGATTAAATCACCACAATTAAACAAGGAGGTATTTCTCATGGATTATTATACAAAAAAATTATTGACATTAACAGATAAATCTTTCATAGCTGATGAACATTGGTTAGAAGAAAAAACAATAAATGGTATTCCACACCACTTTATTAAAGGTACTTGGACAAAGCCTTGCCACACCTGTCCACATTGTCATGCTAAAACACTCATCAAACATGGGACATATCAAACGAAAACATTATTACCAAAGTTTAGACAAATCAAAACTGTTTTACTTCTTAAAAGAACCCGTTATCGCTGTAAAACGTGTCTAAAAACCTGTTCTTCTTCGTGTTCTTTAGTCGATAAACATTGTTGTATTTCTAAAGAATTAAAACAACTTATTGCACTTGATTTAACGAAAAATATTTCAAGAAAACATATCTGCCAAGACCACTTTGTATCTGATGTGACCGTACAACGTGTCTTAGATAAATATACAAAACAAGTTAAACCGTCTTTTCATTATCTACCTAAGGTACTATGTATCGACGAATTTAAGTCTGTGACATCTCATTTAGGGAAGATGAGTTTTATCTGTGTAGACGGATTGACGCACCGTATTATTGATGTGTTACCTAGTCGCCAATTAGACCATTTAATCACTTATTTTAAACAATTTTCTAAAAAAGCAAGACATAGCGTTCGCTATCTTGTTATGGATATGAATGCCAATTATGGCAAACTTATTCAGAAGGTTTTTCCTAATGCCGTTATTGTCACAGATAGATTTCATATCATACAACATATACATCGGAATTTAAATACACTACGTATAAAAGAAATGAACACCTTTAAAAAAGAAGAAAAGGCTTATAAACACTTAAAGAAATACTGGAAATTATTATTAAAAGATGCCTTTGATGTAAATGATACAGACTATCACTATCACCAATCCTTTAAAACATATCTGACACACGCACAAATCCTGGATAGATTATTAGACTATAGTCCTGTTTTAAAACAAGCATATGAGTTTGTACAAGAGTTGAGATATGCTTATAGACAGCGAGATTTTGAGTCATTTATGGAGGTTATTCATCATATTGACCCGTCATTACCAGAGTGGTTTAGAAAGAAATTTGATATTTTTAAAACCTATCAGAATGGTATTTATCAAGCTTTTACCACACCTTATTCAAACGGTATCACAGAAGCTATCAACAATCATATTAAAGTCATCAAACGGATTGCCTATGGCTACAGACGTTTTTCTTATTTTAGATTGCGTATTTTAATCATACAACACCATTCTCAGTGGCAGAAAAAGAATGTGAAAAAGGTAGTGAATGGTTAA
- a CDS encoding GntR family transcriptional regulator, with protein MEPFDKRIPVYEQVIKRMKKDIITGKYHAGEAIPSRRELAQMYQINPNTVQRAYKEMEEIGLIYTDKNVLSRVTNDEHYLKNLKSTILNEALDKFFDDIAFMGLHENQLIEYIHRYYEQKEGALDARSE; from the coding sequence ATGGAACCTTTTGATAAGCGTATACCGGTTTATGAACAAGTTATTAAGCGTATGAAAAAAGATATTATTACTGGAAAATATCATGCTGGAGAAGCGATACCGTCAAGAAGGGAGTTGGCTCAGATGTATCAAATCAATCCAAATACGGTGCAACGTGCATATAAAGAAATGGAAGAAATCGGGCTTATCTATACAGATAAAAATGTATTAAGTCGAGTGACAAATGATGAACACTATTTAAAAAATTTAAAATCAACTATTTTAAATGAGGCATTAGATAAGTTTTTTGATGATATTGCATTTATGGGGTTGCACGAAAACCAGTTGATAGAATATATTCATCGCTATTATGAACAGAAAGAGGGTGCTTTAGATGCTAGAAGTGAATAA
- the cas1 gene encoding type II CRISPR-associated endonuclease Cas1, whose translation MGWRTVVVNTHSKLAYKNNHLVFKDAYKTEMIHLSEIDILLLETTDILLTTMLIKRLVDENILVIFCDDKRLPTAHLVPFYAKHDSSLQLSKQVMWEQDVKARVWTKIISQKILNQFLLLNDFGFCEKANHVLKLLDELELYDPTNREGHVARFYFNTLFGYSFTRDDNNDINAALDYGYTLLLSMFSREIVVCGCMTQFGLKHANQFNHFNLASDIMEPFRPIIDRIVYENKDRPFQDIKRHLFSIFSDTFEYNNKEMYLTNIVKEYTKKVIKALSNGGEGVPVFRI comes from the coding sequence ATGGGATGGCGAACAGTTGTTGTCAATACACACTCGAAACTAGCGTATAAAAATAATCATTTAGTCTTTAAAGATGCCTATAAAACAGAAATGATTCATTTATCTGAAATTGATATTCTATTACTTGAAACAACGGACATACTGTTGACAACTATGTTAATTAAACGATTAGTCGATGAGAATATTCTTGTCATTTTCTGTGATGATAAACGATTACCAACAGCTCATTTAGTACCATTTTATGCAAAGCACGATTCTAGTTTACAGTTGTCCAAACAAGTAATGTGGGAACAAGATGTGAAAGCACGTGTTTGGACAAAAATTATTTCTCAAAAAATATTGAATCAGTTTCTTTTACTAAATGACTTTGGTTTTTGTGAAAAAGCGAATCATGTTTTAAAGTTACTAGATGAATTAGAATTGTATGACCCTACAAATAGAGAAGGGCATGTGGCTAGATTTTATTTTAATACACTATTTGGCTATTCGTTTACTCGTGATGATAATAATGATATAAATGCGGCTTTAGACTATGGATATACGTTATTGTTGAGTATGTTTTCTCGCGAGATTGTTGTCTGTGGGTGCATGACACAATTTGGGTTAAAACATGCTAATCAGTTTAATCATTTTAATTTGGCGAGTGATATCATGGAGCCGTTTAGACCGATTATTGATAGAATTGTCTATGAAAATAAAGACAGACCTTTTCAAGATATTAAGCGACATTTATTTTCTATTTTTTCGGATACATTTGAATACAATAATAAGGAAATGTATTTAACGAATATTGTTAAAGAATATACAAAAAAGGTCATTAAAGCATTAAGCAATGGAGGAGAAGGAGTTCCTGTGTTTAGGATATGA